AAGGCAAATCCGATCGATTATGGCATGGCCAAGTCCGCGCTTAACCAGATGATCCGTTATCTGGCCGTATGCTGGGGCCCCAGAAACATCCGGGTCAACGGAGTCTCGCCTGGTCCTTTCCCGAATGCAGGCAACTATCCCGGCGACACGGCCTTTATCGATCGGCTCAGCAAAAAGGTTCCACTGGGTCGTGTCGGGAAGCAGCATGAAATGGCGGGCTCGGTTATCTATCTGGCGTCCGATGCATCGAGTTTCTCCAATGGCCACATCATTAACGTCGATGGTGGCTGGACCGCTTGGTAAATGATGATGGAAATGATCGCAATGCGGCGAAAAAGCGATATATTTTCATTTTCTAAATTAAGGATTCATTCAGGAGAAACATTATGATTATTGATTGTATACAAAATGCACCCCTCTATCGGGGCATCAACATGGGAATCCAGATGGCCCTTGAGTATCTGGCCGGCAAGGACTTTTCGGGAGTGGCGCCGGGCCGCTATGATCTTGACGGGGATAAGGTATTTGCCCTGGTGCAGCAGTATGAGACCCGGCCAAGGGAAAAAGGCCTGTGGGAAGCGCATCAGCGCTATATTGATGTTCAGTTTGTGGCGTCAGGCGTAGAGACCATGGGTTATGCCCCCATTCGTGAATGTACGGTGACCCAGCCGTATTCAGCTGAAAAGGATTGTGCGCTGTTTTCGGCTAAGGGCGACTTCCTGACGGCTCGCGCCGGAACCTTTCTCGTCTTCTTCCCGGGAGATGTTCATATGCCCTGCTTGAACTATGAATCGGCCGTGCAGGTTCGAAAAGTCGTGGTCAAGGTGAAGGTGCAGTGAATCTTGGGGTAACAGAAATTACTCAAAATACTTTCTGAAGACGGCTGACACTTCCTTGTTGTTGATGACATCTTGGGCTCCGCATACCTGAATGCGGTAGCAGCCGTTATGGATCATGGTCCTGAGTTCCATGTCGACCCGGTTCGCATCTTTAACGGGAAATTGGCCGGGAAGATCATAATAGCCGATCATGCCGACCCCTTGCTGGCGTGGGTGGTATTTTTTTGCCTCCTGCGAAATAATTCTGCTGTATTCGGCGATCTTTCCCTCAGGCCAGAGCGTATACCAAGCTGCCGTTTGGCCGCAGTAGTCGATATCGAGGCGGTTTCCATATAGGGGTTCCTGGGTAAAAACAGGCCAGATATGAATACTCGTTTTGATGTTCCTGTTTTTGGACCGGGCATAGTCGGCTAGATAGTTTATGTAATCAACCAGGGCGTCGCGAAAGAATATCGTCTCCCTTTCGTTTTTAGGGATCTCCGGATGCTTCTGGCTGTAGTCCTCCAGTAAACTTTGGCAATGCTCGCAGTAACAGCGCCGATAATTTTGATATCCAAAACCATCGAAAGCCACGCCTTCAATTCCCGGTACCGTCACAATATCGTCAATAATCGGTTTGAGCAGTTCGCGTGCGTCCATGTCGCTGAGGCACAAGATCTTGGCGGCCAGCACTTCATTGCTCATGATGGGCTCCCCGCCGAACTGGTAGGGAATAATATACCGGTTGTTGCCCGTGGCGATGAATTTGCGGGCCGCTTCTTCATCTTCCGTCATCTTCTGCCATGGAACGGGACGGGTGGGGGCATATTTTTCCCACATGCTTTTCGTAATGGGGTGGAGGCAGGAAAATATTTTGATGTTATTGGTTTTTCCAATGTCGACCGCCTTTTTCAGGAAAGCCGGATCAGTTGACCCCGCGATCAATTCATCGAAACCAATGGCTCTGGCGTTGGCAATGAACGCTTCCGGGTTCTTTTCGTCAATCCCCCAGCCAGTCAATATGCAGGATTCCTGATTAGCGCCGTATCCGTTGGCCATGGCCAATAACGACATGAGAATGATGAGACTCTGAATCTTGAAGTTCATTATAGGTGATTCTCTCTTGAAGGTAGAGGGTCAATGGATCATAAATCCCTGAATGCCGGTCATGACCATCTGCGCGGCCAAGGCCGCCAATATCAGGCCGGTGAGCTTGCTGAGGATCCCGATGCCTCGGTCACCCAGTGAACGCTGAATCAACGAGCTCAATAGGAGTAAAATGCCCATACACATCACGGCAAAGAGCAGGGCGAAACATCCGAGACTTTTCGCGGTCACGCCGTCCAACTCCGCTCCCAACACCAGCAGGGTGCCGGTCGTCGCCGGCCCAACAATGATGGGAATCGCCAGAGGGACCACGGCGATATCGCTGCCGCTAGAGAGGCTGGTCGGCGCCTGACTTCCCTGGACCAGGCCCACGGCCGACAGGAAGAGGAGGGCGCCGGCCCCGATTCGAAAAGAGTTGAGTGTGATGCCGAAGAGGGCGAACAATTGATTGCCGGCGAAAAATAGCAGAAGGCAGACGACCGCCACGGCCCCGGCAACCGCCAGGGCTAATTTACGGCGGCGGCTCTCGCTGTATCCCTCTGTCATGCTGAGAAACATGGACAGGGCGAAGAACGGCGTGAATAAAAAAGTAAACTTGATCCATACACTCAAAAACAGCGAAAGATTACTGGTCATGCGACTTCGTTCCTCATTTGAAAAGATAAGTCACTTTAACGCCAAAATATCATTATGGCAAACTCCGGCTGTTTTAAATATTCTCTCCGGATTATGAATAACCAGTTCCTGCATTCCCTTGTGCCTGACTGTCGTGCCGCCACGGAGGTTGGCATTGACGTGGTGGTGTCACGGTTTGAGCAGAATGCCGGATATCCTTTTGTGGATACCAAGCTGAACACCAGGACGGGTGCCGATTTTCCGGAGTCCGCTGATCCTGAGAGTGATTTCTGCGGACGTTCCGCCGTATTCGGGTGGATCCAGGGACGGGGGCTGGAGGCACTGGCGGGGCATGCCGCCTTTCTCGTGGACAATCCCGCCCTGGTGGCGCGGTGCGACGGGATGCTGGCGACCGTTGCGGCACGGATGGCCGCCTTCGGGGAGGCGAACCAGGGGCGTTTCGTTTTTCTTTCCACGCCTGATGGCCGCCCCTTCCGGTGCGGGGCGGATGGACAGCGGGAATACTTTTCGGCCCGGACGCTGTCGCCCGGATATTCCGACCTGTTCATGGGGAAAGGGTTAGCTGCCGCCGGCGTGCGGCTCGGGCGTCCCGCGTGGAGTGAGTTGGGCGTGACCACATTCCGCTCCGCCGCCGCCGCGATCACTTCCGGTCAATTTGAGTCGGATCAGATTTCATTCGATCCGAAGAACCCGGTCCGTCCCATCCCGGGCCGCCAGGCCCAAGGTCCCTGGATGATTGCGCTAGGCGGGTTTGCGCTCATGTGTGAGCTCTTCCCCGGCGAGAATGAGTGGGTGGAGGGCGGCGTCGCCTTCCTCCGTAAGCTGCTCGGGCGGCATGTGATTCATCAGGACTCCGGGCCCCTGCGGCGGTTCGATTTCGTGGAGTGGACGGATAATGCAGGACGGCCCTGGCAGGCGCAGGAGCAGATCCTGCAGGATCCGGGCCATGCGCTCGAGTTCACGGGATTGGCCGCCCGGTTTCTCCTGCAGACGATGGAACGGGACGCTCTGTCGCCGCAAAACCGCGAGCTTGTGGCCGCAAGCCGGGAAATTCTCCCGGAGGTTTTCCTCGCGGCATTTGCCAACGGGTTTCAGCGGCCGGTGGGCGGAATCTGTAAGACGTTTGATCTCGTGACCCGTTCATCTGTGAACAAAGATATGCCTTGGTGGCCGCTGCCTGAGGCCATGCGCGCGGCTGCACTCCTGCTCCGCCTGGCCCCGGACCACCCCCGTCGGGCAGAACTCGCGGCGGCGGCAGCGGACTGTGCCCGGTCTCTGTTCGGGCCTTTTCGCTCTCCGGTTTCCGGGCTGTTCCTGCAAACGCGTGATAGCCGTGGCGAACCCTCGCGGGTGATCCCGGCTACGCCGGATGCCGATCCGGGCTACCATACTGGCTTGTGTCTGATAGATTTTGTGAAAACCATGGAAAATAAAGGATCATTATGGCGATGAAGATGGCGGCTCTTTTTTGTGATCATATGGTGTTGCAGCGTGATATTCCGGTCCCGGTGTGGGGTGAGGCGACGGCGGGTGAGAAGATTACGGTGCGGTTCGCCGGACAAGCCAAGTCCACGAAAGCCAATGCGGCAGGTAAATGGCGGGTGGACCTTGCACCCATAGCGGCCAGTTGTGAGCCGCGCGAATTGAGCGTTGAAGGGATTCTTAAATCCGCCATTTCAAAGCTGGTATTCACGGACGTGCTGGTGGGGGAGGTCTGGATCTGTTCAGGACAATCCAATATGGAGTTCCAACTTTACACCGTGAATAACGGGGTTGAGGAAACCGCCGCCGCCAATTACGCGAACCTGCGTCTTTTCACAGTCCCTCATCGTGCGGAGCTCGAGCCTTCGCCTAATATCACCGGAGTGTGGGCTCCCTGCACGCCTGACACGGCGGTGACGTTTTCGGCCGTCGGCTATTTTTTCGGTCGTGAGATCCTCCGCAAGACAGGGCTCCCGATTGGACTTATCAACGCCTCATGGGGCGGGACCATTGCCGAGGCCTGGACCTCGCGGGAAGCGCTGGAGACGGTTCCATTCCTGAAGCGGGTGGTCAGCGACTACCATCGGCTCTTGAAAAGCCCCATCACGACGGCGCAAGCCAAACAGATGGAATGGATGGAAAAGTATGATCGGCATGAGATGCCCAACGCGGGTGAAGCCGAGGGCTGGCATCAGCCCGGGCTGGCGGATGGCAACTGGGAAACCATGGAGCTTCCCCGGAGCTGGCAGAACGCCGGGCATAACTACAGCGGTGTATTCTGGTTCCGGCGCGAGGTGGACATTCCGGCCGGATGGGAAGGGCGGGATCTGACCTTGGGCTTGGGCCCGACCGACAAGTCGGACGTCACCTACTTCAATGGGGTGCAGGTCGGCAGCATCACGATGCAGCAACGACCGGACGCCTGGAGCACGCCCCGGGTCTATACCGTTCCGGGACATCTGGTCAAGGCTGGCCGCGCGGTCATTGCCGTCCGGGTCTATAGCAACATTTATGCGGGCGGTTTTATCGGGGCCCCGAGCCAGTTGCGGTTGATTCCCGCAGACGGGCAGGAGGCGAAGTCTGTTTCACTGGTGGGGTTGTGGCGATACCGGATTGAGGCTAATTTCGGGCTGGTTCCGTCGCCTCCCTCGCCTCCGCCCGGGCCGGGCAATCCCCACTCGCCTTACATGCTGTTCGAAAACATGATCCGGCCCCTTCTCCCTTATGCCATTCGGGGTGCCATCTGGTACCAGGGAGAATCGAATGCGGACCGGGCCAGAGAATACCGGACGCTGTTCCCCCTCATGATCCAAAGTTGGCGCGAGGCGTGGAAGCAGGGGAGCAGTGCGAAAAGTCCGGAGCGGGCGTTTCCCTTTTTGTTTGTGCAACTGGCCAATTTCCAGCTTCCTCCGAACCAACCCGGTGAATCCACCTGGGCAGAGTTGCGCGAGGCGCAGGCCATGACCTTGGCGCTCCCGAACACCGGGATGGCCGTGGCGATTGATATCGGCGAGGGGAATGATATCCATCCCCGGAATAAACAGGACGTCGGCCTCCGGCTGTCGTTGCCGGCCCTGGCCGGGACCTATGGATTCAAGGGGTTGGTCGCTTCCGGGCCGGTCTATAAGGC
This is a stretch of genomic DNA from bacterium. It encodes these proteins:
- a CDS encoding AGE family epimerase/isomerase, producing MNNQFLHSLVPDCRAATEVGIDVVVSRFEQNAGYPFVDTKLNTRTGADFPESADPESDFCGRSAVFGWIQGRGLEALAGHAAFLVDNPALVARCDGMLATVAARMAAFGEANQGRFVFLSTPDGRPFRCGADGQREYFSARTLSPGYSDLFMGKGLAAAGVRLGRPAWSELGVTTFRSAAAAITSGQFESDQISFDPKNPVRPIPGRQAQGPWMIALGGFALMCELFPGENEWVEGGVAFLRKLLGRHVIHQDSGPLRRFDFVEWTDNAGRPWQAQEQILQDPGHALEFTGLAARFLLQTMERDALSPQNRELVAASREILPEVFLAAFANGFQRPVGGICKTFDLVTRSSVNKDMPWWPLPEAMRAAALLLRLAPDHPRRAELAAAAADCARSLFGPFRSPVSGLFLQTRDSRGEPSRVIPATPDADPGYHTGLCLIDFVKTMENKGSLWR
- a CDS encoding YhcH/YjgK/YiaL family protein, encoding MIIDCIQNAPLYRGINMGIQMALEYLAGKDFSGVAPGRYDLDGDKVFALVQQYETRPREKGLWEAHQRYIDVQFVASGVETMGYAPIRECTVTQPYSAEKDCALFSAKGDFLTARAGTFLVFFPGDVHMPCLNYESAVQVRKVVVKVKVQ
- a CDS encoding MarC family protein → MTSNLSLFLSVWIKFTFLFTPFFALSMFLSMTEGYSESRRRKLALAVAGAVAVVCLLLFFAGNQLFALFGITLNSFRIGAGALLFLSAVGLVQGSQAPTSLSSGSDIAVVPLAIPIIVGPATTGTLLVLGAELDGVTAKSLGCFALLFAVMCMGILLLLSSLIQRSLGDRGIGILSKLTGLILAALAAQMVMTGIQGFMIH
- a CDS encoding sialate O-acetylesterase, which translates into the protein MAMKMAALFCDHMVLQRDIPVPVWGEATAGEKITVRFAGQAKSTKANAAGKWRVDLAPIAASCEPRELSVEGILKSAISKLVFTDVLVGEVWICSGQSNMEFQLYTVNNGVEETAAANYANLRLFTVPHRAELEPSPNITGVWAPCTPDTAVTFSAVGYFFGREILRKTGLPIGLINASWGGTIAEAWTSREALETVPFLKRVVSDYHRLLKSPITTAQAKQMEWMEKYDRHEMPNAGEAEGWHQPGLADGNWETMELPRSWQNAGHNYSGVFWFRREVDIPAGWEGRDLTLGLGPTDKSDVTYFNGVQVGSITMQQRPDAWSTPRVYTVPGHLVKAGRAVIAVRVYSNIYAGGFIGAPSQLRLIPADGQEAKSVSLVGLWRYRIEANFGLVPSPPSPPPGPGNPHSPYMLFENMIRPLLPYAIRGAIWYQGESNADRAREYRTLFPLMIQSWREAWKQGSSAKSPERAFPFLFVQLANFQLPPNQPGESTWAELREAQAMTLALPNTGMAVAIDIGEGNDIHPRNKQDVGLRLSLPALAGTYGFKGLVASGPVYKAMHREKGRIRLEFDHVAGGLVARGGKLTAFAIAGKDKKFVWADAVVKGAGVEVSSPQVPKPVAVRYGWADNPPCTLYNTSDLPAVPFRTDKWTKNIRTQR